In Hyalangium ruber, the genomic stretch CCCCCCGCCAGAAGCAGGAGCGCGAGCGCCACCGGTCCGATGCGGGCGCCCATTACTCCTTCACTCCCTTCTTCTTCAGATCCGGGTGGCAGAAGGCACACTGGCTCTCGGGCCGCTCGTGCTCCGCGCACCAGTCGCCCTTCGCCTTGTAGACGGAGGCGAGCTTCGGGTTGCAGCGCGTGCACAGGGTCTTCTGCACGCCGTGCTCGCACTTGGGCTTCTCGGCCTCAGCCGCCTTGGGCGCCTCGGCGGGCTTCGCCTCCCCGGCGAGCGCAGGGAGGACGGGAACGCAGATCAGGGACAGCACCACGGACAGGGTACGCAGCGAATGCATGGATGGGACTCCAGCCGCGCACCTCCGAAGAGGCTGCGACGGCGGTGAAATCCCCGTGCGGGATGCACGGGGAAGGCTCGGGTCAGGGACGTGAGGAGGCCCGTGTGCGCGTCAACAGCCCTTGGGAAGGGCGCTGGGCACACGTCTCCCGTGAGCGGGAGGTGTCAGGCTCTCGGGGGCTGGAAGATGTCCGAGCCGACCCGGCACAGCACGGGCTCATCGATACCGGACGGGACCGGTGGCAGCTCGGGCTCGCTCCGTGGCGCCTGCACGGTCCGGCTGGCGGGCGCCGCGCGAAGAGGGCAGCACATGCACAGCGCGCAGCTCCAGGTGCAATCGCCGCACTCGTCCGCCTCTTCCCCCGCGCACTCCACCTCTCCAGCGCTGGCGAAGGCGAGCGTCTGGAAGACGCCCCCGGTCGTCAGCAGCAGGAGCAAGGTGATGAGGCGCAAGAAGAACTGCATCAGCCAGGGGTCTTAATCAGGACAGGGGAGGGAGTCAATTGGCGGGGGTGGAGGGCGTGCCGGCAGGCTCACTCATCAACTTCTCCAGCAGCCGCCGCATGCCCGCAGATTTCCAGGTCCGTGGACCGGTGAAGCGAGCGACCAGGCGTCCGTTCACCACCAGGAAGCTTGAGGGGAGCTTGTCCACGCCGAAAGCCCGGGCGGCTGCCTCCCCCTCATCCAGACGCAGGTGCAGGGCAGGGGAGGGCGGCCCTCGAAGAAAGCTCTCGATGGCGGCCATGTCCTGATCGTGGCTGAAGACGGCGACCTTCAGTCCGGAGGGGGGATCCTCAGCCAGCGCGAGCAGTTGGGGCGTCTCCTCGCGGCAGGGAGGGCACCAGGAGGCCCAGAACACGACGAGCAGGGCCTGCGAGGTAGGCACATCGCTCAGGGCTGGAGCAGCCCCGGTGATTCGGATGTAGCTCGGGGGAGCCTCGGTCCTGCAACTCAGCAATGCGAGCAGGAAGATCGCGAGCATCCCCCGGGGCTCAAGGCGGAACTGGGCACGGGAGGCAGGTGGCATCGTAGCGGTGGCCACCACACAACTTTGGCGGACTCGCACCGACAATAGGGACATCGTTTCTTGATTTTCAATTTCCGAGGACTTCATGACCACCGTTAGCGCGACCCGCGCCGCTCAGCCCACCGCCCTTGCCGCTCGCAGCGGCGAGCCCACGCTCCGCGAGGGCGCTAAGGGCGCCGCCGTGACGCAACTGCAGAACCTGCTTCGTAACAAGGGCTACAACATCGCGGCGGACGGGGACTTTGGCCCCAAGACCGAGGCGGCGGTGAAGAAGTTCCAGTCATCCAAGGGTCTGGTCGCCGACGGCATCGTCGGGCCGAAGACGTGGGCGGCGCTCAAGGGCGGCGCGGTGTCCAACCCGGGCACGCCGGCGGGCGGCAAGCAGGTGACGGCGTATGTCCAGGGCCGGCCTTCCACCATCACCGTGGTGCCGGTGGGTAATGGCAAGTACCTGCGCGCCGACGCGGCGAAGAACTTCAAGGCGATGCAGGCGGCCGCCAGCCGCGCGGGCGTCAACCTGACGGCCAACAGCGGCTTCCGCTCGATGGAAGAGCAGAAGGTGCTGTACCAGAAGTACCTCAACGGCACGGGCAACCTGGCCGCCAAGCCGGGCTACTCGAACCACCAGAACGGCATCTCCATGGATATCGGGAACGTCGGTGGCTACAACACCAAGGCGTATAACTGGCTGAAGAACAACGCCTCCAAGTACGGCTTCCAGAACGACGTGCGCGGCGAGTTCTGGCACTGGACGTACAAGGGCGGCGGCGTGGCCTAGTCCCACGCGAGCCTTAGCTTCAAACCAAGGCCGCCCTTCCCAGGAGTCCTGGAGGGGGCGGCCTTCTGCGCTTCAAGGCGGGAACTACTCCATGGCCGCCGTGCGGCAGTGCCCTGGCCGTAAAAGCACGTCTGCCTGTAGGCTCGCGCTTGAGAACCTGAGTCTTTCTCAGAGCTCAGGAATCTTGGCGCAACTTGGAAAACCTACGCCCGATAATGGGAGCAAGGTTCCTACTTCCCCGCCTCGAGGTTCGACTTCGCCGTAGGCTCAGGGCGCGACGACGCCACGGCTGCTTCGGCGACGTGATGCGGCGCATTGCCGCGCCCATGGTAGGCGGGCTCGTTTCCCTGACGGTGCTCACCCTGGTCATCGTCCCGGCCGCCGTATGTGAGCCTCCGCGCCTGGGGCTGAGGCGGAGGAGCGGAGACACCACGGCAGCCCCGCTTGGTGCCCCGTCTGCTCTGCCGCAAGACTCAGCAGAGCACTCCCCTGCGGCGCAGGGGTGAACTGTGGCTGGGTGTGATGCTATCGGTCACTCCGCGTTGTGATGGGCGATGGGCAGCACACTGGCCAGGGCTCTCCCGAATCCAAGGGGCAGGGCAGCCACTCGCACTCCAGGCACCAGGGCAGCATGTATGCGACTCATCCTTCTCGTCGCAGCCTGTGCCCTATTTGATGTGGGTTGCGCCACCACACCTGACCGCAGGAGGGAGTGGTGGTTCGAGTGGTTCTCAGTTCTCGCAGGCCCGCGGTCCTGCCCGTGGAGTCCCTGGACGGCATCGATTCTCGCGTGAAGGCGATGATCCCCGGCTACATGCTCATGGGCCAGGACGGCGTGGGGCATGGAGGAGATGGGCATGCCGGTGTCGGCCAACAGCCGGGGCACGGTAGCGGAGCCGGCAGAGCCGACCCGGATGGCGGAGGAGGGGATCGATCCGAACGTGCGATTCCCGGGCTGATGCGTTAGCCAGGAGCCATGTCTGAGATGAATCCCACGCTGGAGGGGGCAGACGATGTGGCGCGACCCATGTCGGGGCGACATCGTCTCCGTGTTGGTGGAGAACCACCGCGAGTTCCTTCGCTTCCTCGAGCGCAGGGTAGGGAGCCGGGCGGTGGCGGAGGACATCCTCCAGGAAGCGTTCATCCGGGGAATTGGAAAGGCCGAGACACTGCGCAGCGAGGAGTCCGCGGTGGCCTGGTTCTACCAGACGCTGCGCAACGCTCTCATCGACCACGCTCGCCGCGCCGGCGCAGCGGAGCGGGCGTTGACGGCTGTGGCGGCGGAGGTTGAAAAGGCGCAGCCCCCGGATGCTGAACTGCAGGACGCGGTCTGCAAGTGCGTGGGCCGGCTGGCCAGCACGCTGAAGCCCGAGTACGCCGAGGCTCTCCGGCGTGTGGAGGTGGATGGGCTGAGCGTCACGTCTTTCGCCGAGGAGGCGGGCATCACCGCCAACAACGCGTCGGTGCGGCTCTTCCGAGCGCGTCAGGCGCTGAAGAAGCAGTTGGAGGTGTCGTGCGGCACGTGTGCGTCGCACGGCTGCCTCGACTGCACCTGCGGCCAACCGGGCGGTGGGTGCAAGCAGTAGTCTCCTGCCGCTCCGGAACGCCCACTCCGTTGTCATGGCGGGCCTGTGTACAGGAGCAGGCCCGCGCTCCAGGAAGAGCCGGCCTCTCCACGCCTCGAGCGCGGAGACGTCAGCATCCCGTGACGGGGATTGGGTTCTTCATCCTTGGGGACCCCTGATTCAAGAGGGGGGGCAGCGGGTTGTGTCACCAGGTTCTGTCACTGGGTGGACCACCCTCCAGACGAGGACATGGGAGAGCACATCACGGAATTCTGGTGCCACCGAAAATGGGTGCCAGAGAAGGGAGAGAGCCGGCTCCCAGGAACGTCTTGGAGTGCTGGAGGAGGACTCGAAGCTGAGGAAGATCAACCTCTTGCGACTCCAGCCTGAAGGCGAAGTCTCTGGGGATTTCTCAGGAAGGAGGCTCGCTGGGCGAGCCAGTTCGTAACCCGGGTCCCCCCTATTTCAGATCGCGCGAGTGGTGTGGCTGC encodes the following:
- a CDS encoding TlpA family protein disulfide reductase yields the protein MLAIFLLALLSCRTEAPPSYIRITGAAPALSDVPTSQALLVVFWASWCPPCREETPQLLALAEDPPSGLKVAVFSHDQDMAAIESFLRGPPSPALHLRLDEGEAAARAFGVDKLPSSFLVVNGRLVARFTGPRTWKSAGMRRLLEKLMSEPAGTPSTPAN
- a CDS encoding D-alanyl-D-alanine carboxypeptidase family protein, with protein sequence MTTVSATRAAQPTALAARSGEPTLREGAKGAAVTQLQNLLRNKGYNIAADGDFGPKTEAAVKKFQSSKGLVADGIVGPKTWAALKGGAVSNPGTPAGGKQVTAYVQGRPSTITVVPVGNGKYLRADAAKNFKAMQAAASRAGVNLTANSGFRSMEEQKVLYQKYLNGTGNLAAKPGYSNHQNGISMDIGNVGGYNTKAYNWLKNNASKYGFQNDVRGEFWHWTYKGGGVA
- a CDS encoding RNA polymerase sigma factor, whose protein sequence is MWRDPCRGDIVSVLVENHREFLRFLERRVGSRAVAEDILQEAFIRGIGKAETLRSEESAVAWFYQTLRNALIDHARRAGAAERALTAVAAEVEKAQPPDAELQDAVCKCVGRLASTLKPEYAEALRRVEVDGLSVTSFAEEAGITANNASVRLFRARQALKKQLEVSCGTCASHGCLDCTCGQPGGGCKQ